The following proteins are encoded in a genomic region of Amycolatopsis sulphurea:
- a CDS encoding MFS transporter yields MSVPVPAEPDPRRWRALWVCLIAGFMTLLDVSIVNVALPSMEHGIGATPADVSWVVSGYALTFGLALVPAGRLGDDYGRRRMFLFGLALFVVTSVLCGVAPNATWLVVARLCQGIAGGLLNPQIIGMMQQLFSGRERGKAFGAFGATVGLSTAVGPVLGGLLIQAFGIGEGWRWVFYVNLPIGVLAILFGLRLLPKDGRTGRKRVPDLVGTLLLGGAVVLVMLPLIEQEQQNGSPRWWLMGIAAGLLVLFVLWERLLGNRGKHPLVNLKLLTVRSYSMGSVLGMVYFAGFTGIFLVLTLFFQQGQGYSALQAGAAMLAFAIGSAISPVLGGRLVHRLGRPMIVAGVLLAALGLAGTAWLVRDYTGSGAALVLAAPLFVAGFGSGLVIAPNSTLALEDISPAEGGTAAGVLQTGQRIGSAVGTALGGALFFGELSRSHGDYHSAAALGLLGSTGLVTLALLVGIVDVVLSRVRKARTTVAEPPPRPALTGSVRGLAPQETAAIALTSLETHQVHRTNTGPDGDFALTAPAGTYVLLAKVDGRDPVARHVVLGTEPSREDLQLPASARLAGTVHAGPGPFHGAQVTVLDAEGRVQGTTVTDASGRYTVDGLVPGEYQVVVTSYAPAATPVDLTADGPAQVDPLLRLGSTVD; encoded by the coding sequence GTGAGCGTGCCTGTCCCCGCCGAGCCGGATCCGCGGCGCTGGCGTGCCCTGTGGGTCTGCCTGATCGCGGGCTTCATGACCCTGCTCGACGTGAGCATCGTCAACGTCGCGCTGCCCTCGATGGAGCACGGCATCGGGGCCACCCCGGCGGACGTGTCCTGGGTGGTCTCCGGCTACGCGCTGACCTTCGGGCTGGCGCTGGTGCCGGCCGGGCGGCTCGGGGACGACTACGGCCGCCGCCGGATGTTCTTGTTCGGGCTGGCCCTGTTCGTGGTGACCAGCGTGCTGTGCGGGGTGGCGCCGAACGCGACCTGGCTGGTCGTCGCGCGGCTGTGCCAGGGCATCGCGGGCGGGCTGCTCAACCCGCAGATCATCGGCATGATGCAGCAGCTGTTCTCCGGCCGGGAGCGAGGCAAGGCGTTCGGCGCGTTCGGGGCGACGGTCGGGCTGTCCACCGCGGTCGGGCCGGTGCTCGGCGGCCTGCTGATCCAGGCCTTCGGCATCGGCGAAGGCTGGCGCTGGGTGTTCTACGTGAACCTGCCGATCGGCGTGCTGGCCATCCTGTTCGGCCTGCGGCTGCTGCCCAAGGACGGGCGCACCGGCCGCAAGCGCGTCCCAGACCTGGTGGGCACGCTGTTGCTCGGCGGGGCCGTGGTGCTGGTGATGCTGCCGCTGATCGAGCAGGAGCAGCAGAACGGCAGTCCGCGCTGGTGGCTGATGGGCATCGCGGCCGGGCTGCTGGTCCTGTTCGTGCTGTGGGAACGGCTGCTCGGCAACCGCGGGAAGCACCCGCTGGTCAACCTGAAGCTGCTGACCGTGCGCAGTTACTCCATGGGCTCGGTGCTGGGGATGGTCTACTTCGCCGGGTTCACCGGGATCTTCCTGGTGCTGACGCTGTTCTTCCAGCAGGGCCAGGGCTATTCGGCCCTGCAGGCGGGTGCGGCCATGCTGGCCTTCGCGATCGGCTCGGCGATCTCGCCGGTGCTGGGCGGCAGGCTGGTGCACCGGCTGGGCCGGCCGATGATCGTGGCCGGCGTCCTGCTCGCGGCACTCGGGCTGGCCGGCACCGCCTGGCTCGTGCGTGACTACACCGGCAGCGGCGCCGCTCTCGTGCTCGCCGCGCCGCTGTTCGTCGCCGGTTTCGGCAGCGGGCTGGTGATCGCCCCGAACTCGACGCTCGCACTGGAGGACATCTCCCCCGCCGAAGGCGGCACCGCGGCCGGCGTACTGCAGACCGGACAGCGAATCGGCTCGGCCGTCGGCACGGCGCTGGGCGGCGCACTGTTCTTCGGCGAGCTGAGCCGTTCCCACGGCGACTACCACTCCGCCGCGGCGCTCGGCCTGCTCGGCTCGACCGGACTGGTCACCCTCGCCCTGCTCGTCGGCATCGTCGACGTGGTGCTTTCCCGCGTCCGCAAGGCCCGTACCACCGTGGCCGAGCCACCTCCACGCCCCGCGCTGACCGGCAGCGTACGGGGACTCGCCCCGCAAGAAACCGCCGCGATCGCCCTTACCTCACTGGAAACCCACCAGGTGCACCGCACGAACACCGGCCCGGACGGCGACTTCGCGCTGACCGCTCCCGCGGGCACGTACGTGCTGCTGGCCAAAGTGGACGGTCGGGACCCAGTGGCCCGGCACGTCGTCCTCGGCACCGAGCCGAGCCGGGAAGACCTCCAACTCCCCGCATCGGCCCGCCTGGCGGGCACCGTGCACGCCGGCCCCGGCCCGTTCCACGGAGCCCAGGTCACCGTCCTCGACGCCGAGGGCCGGGTACAGGGCACGACCGTCACCGACGCCTCCGGCCGCTACACCGTCGACGGGCTCGTCCCCGGCGAGTACCAGGTCGTCGTGACGAGTTACGCCCCCGCCGCGACCCCGGTGGACCTCACCGCCGACGGCCCGGCACAGGTCGATCCCCTGCTGCGCTTGGGGTCCACAGTGGACTGA
- a CDS encoding MerR family transcriptional regulator: MTWSTRQLAELAGTTVKTVRHYHDMGVLELPERTANGYKQYRTAHLARLLQVKRLTEFGLSLSEIRAMGGQESPDDAFDRLDAELAETIERLQRIRTELAATRSNQAPLDIPARFGSLAERLSPEDRVMLTVFSGVLQETALEDLRTLMTEHAGEDADLEELTADARDEEIEAVARRLAGAMERDHARFPWLADPGSVALRGRASAESALGNAVAERCNAAQLKALALAKEFMKEGRQAR, from the coding sequence ATGACGTGGAGTACGCGACAGCTCGCCGAACTCGCCGGTACCACGGTCAAGACCGTGCGGCACTACCACGACATGGGGGTGCTCGAGCTGCCCGAGCGCACGGCCAACGGGTACAAGCAGTACCGCACGGCCCATCTGGCCCGGCTGCTTCAGGTCAAGCGGCTGACCGAATTCGGGCTGTCGCTGTCGGAGATCCGGGCGATGGGCGGTCAGGAGAGCCCGGACGACGCGTTCGACCGGCTCGATGCGGAGCTGGCGGAGACGATCGAACGCCTGCAGCGGATCCGCACGGAGCTGGCGGCTACGCGGTCGAACCAGGCGCCGCTGGACATTCCGGCGCGGTTCGGGTCGCTCGCGGAGCGGCTTTCGCCGGAGGATCGCGTCATGCTGACCGTGTTCTCGGGGGTTCTGCAGGAGACGGCGCTCGAGGATCTTCGGACGCTGATGACCGAGCACGCCGGCGAAGACGCCGATTTGGAGGAGCTGACGGCGGATGCGCGGGACGAGGAGATCGAGGCCGTCGCGCGCAGGCTGGCCGGGGCGATGGAGCGGGACCACGCCCGGTTCCCGTGGCTGGCGGACCCCGGCTCCGTGGCGCTGCGTGGCCGGGCGTCCGCCGAGTCCGCGCTCGGGAACGCGGTCGCGGAGCGGTGCAACGCGGCGCAGTTGAAAGCGCTCGCGCTCGCCAAGGAATTCATGAAAGAGGGCAGACAGGCTCGGTGA